One part of the Amphiprion ocellaris isolate individual 3 ecotype Okinawa chromosome 24, ASM2253959v1, whole genome shotgun sequence genome encodes these proteins:
- the LOC111563566 gene encoding gamma-aminobutyric acid receptor subunit beta-3-like isoform X6 produces the protein MSFVKETVDKLLKGYDIRLRPDFGGAPVAVGMSIDVASIDMVSEVNMDYTLTMYFQQYWRDKRLAYVGIPLNLTLDNRVADQLWVPDTYFLNDKKSFVHGVTVKNRMIRLHPDGTVLYGLRITTTAACMMDLRRYPLDEQNCTLEIESYGYTTDDIEFYWKGGESAVTGVTRIELPQFSIVDYKLVSRNVVFSTGAYPRLSLSFRLKRNIGYFILQTYMPSILITILSWVSFWINYDASAARVALGITTVLTMTTINTHLRETLPKIPYVKAIDMYLMGCFVMVFLALLEYAFVNYIFFGRGPQMQKKLAEKAEKANNERAAKYDAAREAGSRTASLKRSNQVRGLRHSRSAEPHGHGNILLTTLEIHNEVAGGEITTSVADIRNSQSMVQLDSTASAHIQYRKQSGGIGPRSASRHSLDRSAQMKRSRLRRRSSQLKIKIPDLTDVNAIDRWSRIIFPSVFSLFNLIYWLYYV, from the exons GACTACACGCTGACCATGTATTTCCAACAGTACTGGAGGGACAAGCGTCTTGCCTACGTAGGAATCCCCCTCAACTTGACCCTGGACAACAGGGTCGCCGACCAGCTCTGGGTCCCCGACACCTACTTCCTCAACGACAAGAAGTCATTCGTCCACGGAGTCACAGTCAAAAACCGCATGATCCGACTGCATCCAGATGGAACGGTTCTCTACGGACTGAG GATAACTACCACAGCAGCGTGTATGATGGATCTCAGGAGGTATCCCCTGGATGAACAGAACTGCACTCTGGAGATAGAGAGCT ATGGCTACACCACAGATGACATTGAGTTCTACTGGAAAGGAGGCGAGTCGGCTGTAACGGGGGTGACACGGATCGAGCTGCCTCAGTTCTCCATTGTTGATTACAAGCTGGTGTCCAGAAATGTAGTCTTTTCCACAG GTGCCTACCCTCGACTGTCTCTGAGCTTCAGGCTGAAGAGGAACATCGGCTACTTCATCTTGCAGACGTACATGCCATCGATCCTCATTACCATCCTCTCCTGGGTCTCCTTCTGGATAAACTATGACGCGTCAGCAGCCAGAGTGGCTTTAG ggATCACCACGGTGCTAACTATGACCACCATcaacacccacctgagggagacatTGCCGAAAATCCCCTACGTCAAGGCTATCGACATGTATCTGATGGGCTGCTTCGTCATGGTCTTCCTGGCCCTGCTCGAGTACGCCTTTgtcaactacatcttctttgGAAGGGGCCCTCAGATGCAAAAGAAGCTGGCAGAGAAGGCAGAGAAGGCCAACAATGAGAGGGCAGCCAAGTATGATGCTGCAAGG GAGGCAGGTAGTAGGACCGCATCCCTAAAGCGGTCCAATCAGGTTAGAGGTCTTCGCCACTCACGCTCG GCGGAACCACACGGCCACGGGAACATCCTGCTGACCACCCTGGAGATCCATAATGAAGTGGCGGGAGGCGAGATCACCACCAGCGTGGCGGACATTAGGAACTCTCAGTCCATGGTTCAGTTGGACAGCACGGCCTCGGCGCACATCCAGTACCGCAAGCAGAGCGGCGGGATCGGACCGCGATCCGCCAGCCGCCACTCCCTGGACCGGTCCGCCCAGATGAAACGCAGCCGCCTGCGGAGGCGGTCCTCGCAGCTCAAAATCAAAATCCCCGACCTGACGGATGTGAACGCCATTGACCGCTGGTCACGGATCATCTTCCCCTCCGTTTTCTCACTGTTCAACCTCATCTACTGGCTCTACTATGTCTGA
- the LOC111563566 gene encoding gamma-aminobutyric acid receptor subunit beta-3-like isoform X8, whose translation MYFQQYWRDKRLAYVGIPLNLTLDNRVADQLWVPDTYFLNDKKSFVHGVTVKNRMIRLHPDGTVLYGLRITTTAACMMDLRRYPLDEQNCTLEIESYGYTTDDIEFYWKGGESAVTGVTRIELPQFSIVDYKLVSRNVVFSTGAYPRLSLSFRLKRNIGYFILQTYMPSILITILSWVSFWINYDASAARVALGITTVLTMTTINTHLRETLPKIPYVKAIDMYLMGCFVMVFLALLEYAFVNYIFFGRGPQMQKKLAEKAEKANNERAAKYDAAREAGSRTASLKRSNQVRGLRHSRSAEPHGHGNILLTTLEIHNEVAGGEITTSVADIRNSQSMVQLDSTASAHIQYRKQSGGIGPRSASRHSLDRSAQMKRSRLRRRSSQLKIKIPDLTDVNAIDRWSRIIFPSVFSLFNLIYWLYYV comes from the exons ATGTATTTCCAACAGTACTGGAGGGACAAGCGTCTTGCCTACGTAGGAATCCCCCTCAACTTGACCCTGGACAACAGGGTCGCCGACCAGCTCTGGGTCCCCGACACCTACTTCCTCAACGACAAGAAGTCATTCGTCCACGGAGTCACAGTCAAAAACCGCATGATCCGACTGCATCCAGATGGAACGGTTCTCTACGGACTGAG GATAACTACCACAGCAGCGTGTATGATGGATCTCAGGAGGTATCCCCTGGATGAACAGAACTGCACTCTGGAGATAGAGAGCT ATGGCTACACCACAGATGACATTGAGTTCTACTGGAAAGGAGGCGAGTCGGCTGTAACGGGGGTGACACGGATCGAGCTGCCTCAGTTCTCCATTGTTGATTACAAGCTGGTGTCCAGAAATGTAGTCTTTTCCACAG GTGCCTACCCTCGACTGTCTCTGAGCTTCAGGCTGAAGAGGAACATCGGCTACTTCATCTTGCAGACGTACATGCCATCGATCCTCATTACCATCCTCTCCTGGGTCTCCTTCTGGATAAACTATGACGCGTCAGCAGCCAGAGTGGCTTTAG ggATCACCACGGTGCTAACTATGACCACCATcaacacccacctgagggagacatTGCCGAAAATCCCCTACGTCAAGGCTATCGACATGTATCTGATGGGCTGCTTCGTCATGGTCTTCCTGGCCCTGCTCGAGTACGCCTTTgtcaactacatcttctttgGAAGGGGCCCTCAGATGCAAAAGAAGCTGGCAGAGAAGGCAGAGAAGGCCAACAATGAGAGGGCAGCCAAGTATGATGCTGCAAGG GAGGCAGGTAGTAGGACCGCATCCCTAAAGCGGTCCAATCAGGTTAGAGGTCTTCGCCACTCACGCTCG GCGGAACCACACGGCCACGGGAACATCCTGCTGACCACCCTGGAGATCCATAATGAAGTGGCGGGAGGCGAGATCACCACCAGCGTGGCGGACATTAGGAACTCTCAGTCCATGGTTCAGTTGGACAGCACGGCCTCGGCGCACATCCAGTACCGCAAGCAGAGCGGCGGGATCGGACCGCGATCCGCCAGCCGCCACTCCCTGGACCGGTCCGCCCAGATGAAACGCAGCCGCCTGCGGAGGCGGTCCTCGCAGCTCAAAATCAAAATCCCCGACCTGACGGATGTGAACGCCATTGACCGCTGGTCACGGATCATCTTCCCCTCCGTTTTCTCACTGTTCAACCTCATCTACTGGCTCTACTATGTCTGA